Part of the Pseudomonas baltica genome is shown below.
GCAGGCGACCGGGGCCACCCGTGGCTGGCGCGGTGCTGTTGCGACGAATGCTCAGGCTGTCGACGAACAGCGCCGGCTGGCTGTATTCGATGTCATGTAAAAGATGCCCGAGGGGTTCGGCGGCGCAGTCCAGGGTCAGGCTGACTTTGACCTGACGATAGGGCTGAGCGCTGTCCTGCTCCGGGGTGATCGGCATGCGTTGGGTCAGTTCGCAGCCGGGGCCTTCGTCGGCATGGGCCTTGATCAATTCGACGCTGTGCTGCATCAACTGCGCGGCCACGGCGCTGAGATCGTCACCGGGCAGCAGGCTGCTGCGGCTGGCAGGATCGCGGCGCGCCTGTTCGAGCTGCTGCTGCAGCAAGGTTTTTTGCGCCAGCTGGCCGGCGTAGCGTTGTTGCTGTTCGCGCAGGTCCTGCAACTGGTCGTCGATATCGCTCAACGGGCCAGTGAACCAGCTTTGCACCAGCAACCACCAGGTCGCCCATAGCAGCAGGGCGAGGACGATGACCGCAGCGCCGCGGCGCTCGCGGGCGTTAAGCGGACGGCGCATCGGCGGCCTCCTTGCGCAGATGGGCACGCAGCGAAAAGTGATCCTTGCCGGTGTCGGTGTCGGGTTGAATGATGCCCTGGAACTGCGCGTCGACCAGGCTGTGGCAGCCCTTGACGCGGTTGATCAGATCACTGGCACTGGCGCTCTGGCCCGACAGCGTGACGTCGCCGCTGTCGCTGACCTCGAGCTGCTCGAGCCAGGTGTCGGCGCCCAGGCAGTCGGTGAGGTCGGCGAGCACCTGGGTCAGCGCTGGCTGTGCCAGTTTGCGTTGCGCCAGGTAGCGCGCTGCGCCGCGGGTATTGAGCAGTTCGCTGCGCAGTCGCTGCAGTTGCGCGACCTGCTGGCGCTGCTCGGCGACGCTGTTTTGCATGTCGTCCAACAGTGTTTGCCGGGCGTCGAGCCATAGCAGCATGCAGCCCAGCAGCAGCGTGGCGCTGATCGCCAGCAACCAGCGATCGATGCGGTTGCCGGCACGCTGTTTCGGCCGGGCGTGGGCGGGCAGCAGATCGATGCCGAGCGGCGTGCCGTGGGCATCGCGGACATCTACGGCTTGCAGAACGAGGCCCTGTTGCTGGCATTCATCGAGGATGGCTTGCAGGCGCTCGCGCAGGATCGCGACCAGCACGACTCTGGCCTGATGCTTGTCACGGCTGACGACCTTGGCGTCGAAATACAGTTGGGTGGCGTTGAAGGGGGTGTGTTTGTCCAGCTCGAAACCTAGGACGTCGCGCAGGTTGCGGGTGGCGATGACGGGGACACTGAGGTGTTGGATCAGCACGGTGCTGGCGGGCAGCAGCAAAATATGCCGGGCACCGGACAGAGTGGACGAAACGCCATCCCCTGTGGGAGCTCCCACAAGCGCCGCATCGCCTAGGCTCAGCGGCCAGTCGAGCGTGCGGATCTGTGGCCCGCTGCCCATACGCGCACGCCAACGCGCCGGCAGCACGCCGTGCAGCTCGCTCAGCCACAAGCGCCAATAGCGCTGCGCCGGGCTGCCGCGCCAATGGCCGAGCAGGCGTTCGACCTGGGCCCGAAGCGGTGCCAGGGCGGTGGAATTCAATGGGTTCATTCTTGCCAACGCAGGACCCGGTAAGGCCGCGTCCCCTCCTTCGATGCATTAAGTAACAGGGTCACGCCCAGCGTCGTGGTGAAACCGTCGGGCAGGCGTGCCTGGCTATATAGCGTGAGAATCGGGCCTTGATCGCCGACCAGCGGGATGCCTTTGGCCAAGCCCAGGGCGCGCTTGAGCTGCGGGCTGGCGAAGGCGGCGTCGGGGCTGTCAAGGCCGCTCCACAGGGTGATGTCGGGGAGTAATGCGCCGTAGAGCGCCTCGGTCATGCCGGGCAGTTCGCGGGCTTCTTCGAGCAGGCGCAGCGGTGCCTGGCCAGCGCCGCGGCGCTGCTCAAGGGCGCGTTCAAGGTCATCGGCGAGGGTGTTCGGAGCGCCGACGGCCTTGAGCAGACGGCCGAAATCCGCAGCGGCGCCGGCGTTCAGATCCAGCTTGCCGCGCTCGCTGAACACGCTGATTTGCAGGGCACTGCCATCGAAGTTCAAACCGTGGGGTTGGCCGTCGGCGAGCCATTGGCGGCGCGGATCGTGATCGAGCAAGGCGGCCACGGCGACGCCTACCCCGGCCTCGGCGGCGAACAGCGCTTGGGTGTGCTGATGTTGCCAGAGCGCCTGGCGGGTTTCGAGACGCACCCAACCGGCCAGGCCAGCGAGCAGGACGCTGAGCAAAGCCAGAACCCAGAGCACGACCAATAGCGCTATGCCGCGCTGGCGGTGGTCGTTGTGTGGCGAAGGTTGGAACGGCGTCAGCAGAGCGGGCCTCTTCGCGGGCAAGCCTGGCTCCCACAGGGCGGCGACTGCGGTGCAGCCGGCACTGTGGGAGCCAGGCTTGCCCGCGAAGAGGCCGGTAAGGATATGCACAGACATCACTGCCCACCCGCCTGTGCCGACAAGTCCAGCTTCAGTGCGACGCTCTGCAAGGTCCACGGCACCGGGCCGCCGAGGGTGGCGTCGATACGCACCGCCTGCGGCAGGCGGGCCGGCCATGGCCATTGCTCCAGCCAGCCGCTCGGTTGCCCCGTCGGCGTAGTGCCGCGGTAGCTCAGGTGCAGCGCCTTGACGTCATGCAGCAAGACCTGCGGCTCGCCGAATGCGTGGAGCGTCTGCCCGTCGAGCTGTGCCAGATCAACCACCAAGCGATGGTTCTGCCAACTGAATTGATGCTGATACAGGCCGCCCCCCATATGGCTCGGCAGCGGCGCATAAAACCTCATGCTCTGCGCCGAGCCCTGGAATATCTGCGGTGCTTGCGCGTCCGGCGAACCGGCGGCCAATGGCAGCGCCTGGCTGATCGAGCGACGTAAAAACCCTTGGCTGGCACGGACTTCATCGAGCCGCGTGCTGTAGCGATCGGCCTTGGCCACCGCGCGATTGGCACCGACGATCGCGCCGCCGATCAGCGTCAGCATCACCCCGAGCAGGCTGATCACGATGAGGATTTCGAGCAGGGTGAAGCCGGCGCTGCGGCGCATCGCGGGATGCTGCCTTGAACTGCCGAGGCGCACGGGGGGGTGTATCCACTGGGCACGCGGGCATGCCGATGGTCGAAGTTCGCTGCGGTGTTTCACGGCGCGGCCCCACTGCTGGCCGCGCGGGCTTGCAAGGTGCTGAAGCGCGCGTGGCGGCGGTCTTCGTCAAGGTTGAGGTCCAGGCGATACAGCGCAATTTGCGCGGTAGTGCTGGGCTGCTGGCTGACGTTCAGCTGCCAGCGCAACGCGCCATCCCAGGTGCCCTCGCTGCGCCCGGCATGCAGCGGGCCGTTGCTGAATTCATCCATCAACGAACGGGCGGCCAGGCTCAAACGGTCGCTGCGCTGCACCTGCTGCAAGGACTTGGCGCTTTGCCCGAAGGCGGTCAACAGTACGGCGCAGCACAGGGCCAATACGGTGAGGGCCGCCAGCATTTCCAAAAGGGTGAAGCCGCGCTGTGTGGATGGGGTTCGATCTGTATTGCCGCTGCGGGCCTTTTCGCGGGCAAGCCTTGCTCTCGCGGGTGTACGCTCGAGCCCTGCTCGCACTGTGGGAGCCAGGCTTGCCCGCGAAGAGGCCACCAAGTCGTACACAAAGTCCGGATCGGTAAAGGTGCGCAGGGCAATCACGGCACATCCCGCACAGCCACGCTGCCCGTCAGCCAACCAATATCGATACGCCAACGCTTGTCGCCTTCGCTGAGCAATACGTGCCCACCACTGGCCCCGCCGTCCGGATAGAACTCGAACGCAGCCCCCAGCTCCTGAGCGGTCTGCAACTGAATGTTCATATCCGCCGGCAGCGACTGTGCCGCTTGCCCGGGCGCCGCGAAACGCCGCTGCGCCAAGTCAAACCGCGTCTGCGCTGGCTGCCCGCTGACGATCGCCTGCACCCGCGCCGCACGCAGCGCCTGCACCACCTGAGCGATGGCGCGGCGTTCGGCAGCGGCATGCAGCCCCTTGCCCACCCCAAAGGAGAGAATGCCCACGGTCACGCCGATGAGCACGATCACCACGAGCATTTCGAACAAGGTGAAGCCGCGGGCACGGTGCATCGTCATTACTGCCAGTTACCCAGGTCGGCCTTGTAGCCATCCCCGCCTGCGACGCCATCCTGACCGTAGAAGATCAAGTCATAGCTGCCATGCTCACCCGGAAAGCGATAGCCAAACGCGTGACCGAACGGGTCCTTGAGGTCCGACGGCTTGGCATACGGGCCCATCCAGCCGCTGGCGTTGGCCGGCTTGGTCAGAAGTTGCTGCAGGTTGGCCGGTGGCGCGCCCACGTCCAGCGCGTAGCTCTCGACCTTCATGCTCAAACTCGCCAACTGCGCCTTGCCCGCGCCGTACTTGCCCTTGTCGACATTGCCGCCCACCTGACGCACCACAATGGTAGCGACGATGCCCAGCAGCACGATCACTGCGAGCATTTCCAGCAGCGTAAAGCCGCCTTGGCGACGGCTGGACTTCATGGTTTTCATCGAATCGATTCCTCAGATATTACTGGTAAGGCTCATCAGCGGCAGCATGATGGCGAGCATGATCACCGCCACCATCACTGCCATGACCACGGTCAGGGTCGGTACCAGCGCGGCGAGCATCCGGTCGATACCGCGTTTGGCTTCTACATCGAACACATCCGCGACCTTGAGCAGCATCGCGTCGAGATTGCCGGCCTGTTCACCGACCTCGATCATTTGCACGGCCAGTTCGGGCAGCAGCGGTTGCTCGCCAAACGCACTGGCCAACGTACCGCCCCCCTTGACCCACTCGCCGGCCTGCTCGACCTGCTGGACGATGGCGCGGTTGCCACAGACCTGGCGCACGATCAGCAGCGCTTGCAACAAGGCCACCCCGTTGCTCAACAAGGTGCCCAGCGTGCGGGCGAGTCGCGCCGCTTCAATGCGCTGCAGCAGCGGACCAATGACGCGAACCGACAACAGCCGACGATCGAAGCGCAGCCGCCGGGCCGGATCGCGACGGCGCCAGGCGATGCCCCAGACCAGCACGATCAGCCCGGCGAGTATCAACAGCCCGTCATCGCTGAGCACCTGGCCGGCTCGCAGGATGACCTCGGTGATCAACGGAATCGGCACCCCCAGATCGCGAAAGATCGGCACGAACTGCGGCACCACATAGGCCAGCAGCAGGGCCAGCGAGCCGAGCACGCCGACCACCAGAAAGATCGGATAGATCAGCGCGTTGATGACTTCTCCGCGCAAGGTCTCGCTGCGCTCCAGATACTCGGAGAGCTGGCGCAGGGTGCTTTCCAGCGAACCACCGGCTTCACCGGCGCGCAGCATGCTGATGTAGAGCGTCGAGAACTGCCCGCCCTCCTCTTCCAGCGCCTGGGACAGCGGCTTGCCCGCCTTGACCTGCTCGCGTATGCGCTCCAGCAGGGCACGGCGCTTGGGCTCGTTGCTCTGCTTGAGCAGGATGCCGAGGGATTTTTCCAGCGGCTGGCCGGCGCCCAACAGGGTTGCCAACTGCTGGGTGAAACTCACCAGCGCCGCGCCACTCAGCGCACTGCGCCGACGCCCCAGCGCACTGGCGCCAGCACTGGCCTGAATACTCAAGACCATCAACCCGCGTTTTTGCAGGAGCGCTACGGCGGCCGGCTGATCGGCGGCGCTGATCGCCCCGCGCTGACTGGCGCCTTCGCTGTCGACGGCGTGGTAATTGAAGTCGGCCATATCAGTCGCCGCGCGTCACGCGCAGCACCTCTTCGAGCGAAGTGATGCCGGCCACCGCCTGGCGCAGGCCTTCTTCGTACAAGGTCCGCAAGCCGCCGCGGCGGGCGGCCTGTTCGAGGGTCGCGGCGTCGGCCTGACGCATCAGCAGGCCGCGCAGTTCTTCGCTCATTACCAGCAATTCGGTGATCGCGCTGCGGCCGTGATAACCACCGCCGATCGCCTCGGTATCGGGCCGATAAAGAATGATCGGGCGCTGCTCGGTGAAACGATCGAGGCCGTGGGCGGCGACCAGTTCCGGCGGCGCCTCGAAGGCGATACGCGTCTCGGGATCGAGGCGTCGCACCAGGCGCTGAGCGAGGATGCCCTTGACCGTCGAGGCAATCAGGTAGCTTTCCACGCCCATGTCCAGCAGCCGCGTGATACTCGCTGCGGCGCTATTGGTGTGCAGGGTGGAGAGCACCAGGTGGCCGGTCAGTGACGACTGAATGGCGATGCGGCAGGTCTCGAGATCGCGCATCTCACCGATCATGATCACGTCAGGGTCCTGACGCACGATAGAGCGCAGTGCCCCGGCGAAATCCAGGCCGATGGAGGGTTTGACCTGAATCTGGTTGATGCCCTCGAGCTGATATTCCACCGGGTCTTCGACGGTGATGATCTTGCGCTCGGCGGTATTGAGCTGCGACAGCGCGGTATACAGCGTGGTGGTCTTGCCCGAGCCGGTGGGCCCGGTCACCAACAGGATGCCGTGGGGGTTGCGCAGCACCTCGAGGAAACCCTCGAGGCGCTCGCCGTCCATGCCCAGGCTCTGGAAATCGAAGCTGACCGTTTGCCGATCAAGTAAACGCATCACCACCGACTCGCCAAAACTGGTGGGCACCGTCGACACCCGCAGGTCAAGGGACTTGCCCTGGATGCGCAGCATGATGCGACCATCCTGAGGCAAACGCCGCTCGGCGATGTCGAGCCGGGCCATGATCTTCAAGCGCGAAATGACCGCCGCCGCCGAGCTCGACGGCGGCGCTTCGGCTTCGTGCAGCACGCCATCAATGCGGTAGCGCACCTTCAACTGGCTTTCGAAGGGCTCGACGTGAATATCGGAGGCGCGCTGCTCCACCGCACGCTGGAGAATCAGGTTGACCAGGCGAATCACCGGTGCCTCGGAGGCGAGGTCCTTGAGGTGCTCGATGTCCTCTTTAGCGCCCCCCTCCTCGTCCAGGGTCTCGATCAGCGAGCCCATGGCCGACCGACCTTGGCCGAAGTAGCGCTCGATCAGGGCTTCCACTTCATTGGCCGCGCCCACCGAGAGGTAGACCGGCAGCTGGCAGGCATAGGCAACCGCCTCGATGGCGTAGCGATTGGCCGGGTTGGCCACCAATACATGCAGGCCATCGCGTTCCGCGCCCAAGGGCACCACGCGGTGATGACGCAAAAAACGTTCGCTCAAGGCCGGCACCGCTTCGAGCATGGGCGGCGCATCGGCGGCCAGCAGCAAGGGGGCGGGCAGGCAGGCGGCCCAGGCCTCGGCCAGGGACATTTCAGAGACCAGCCCCAGGCGCGTCAGCAGGCCGAGCAGTTCATTACTGGCCGAGTCCTGCTCCAGACGCCGCGCGCGCTCCAGATCCACCGCCTTCAGCCCACCATGGGCGAGCAGCCACTCGCAGATCTGCGCGTCGGCAGGCAGCTGTGCGTGCACGGCATCGATGGGGGACAAGGGCATGGGATGAACTTCAGGAATTAAATAAAAAGGGCGCCTTTGCAGACGCCCCGATGAATCTTACCAGTTATTTAGTGGTAGCAGCTGAGGCGCCGGCCGGACGGCCGCCCTTGATCGTCTTCTGCGCTTGCTTCTTTTCTGCCTTGGCATCGTGGGTCTGGGTCATGACGGTAGAATCTGCCGTACCCGAAGCACTGGTCGAGTTGGCGGAATCATCAGCCAAT
Proteins encoded:
- a CDS encoding type II secretion system protein GspK, with the translated sequence MSVHILTGLFAGKPGSHSAGCTAVAALWEPGLPAKRPALLTPFQPSPHNDHRQRGIALLVVLWVLALLSVLLAGLAGWVRLETRQALWQHQHTQALFAAEAGVGVAVAALLDHDPRRQWLADGQPHGLNFDGSALQISVFSERGKLDLNAGAAADFGRLLKAVGAPNTLADDLERALEQRRGAGQAPLRLLEEARELPGMTEALYGALLPDITLWSGLDSPDAAFASPQLKRALGLAKGIPLVGDQGPILTLYSQARLPDGFTTTLGVTLLLNASKEGTRPYRVLRWQE
- a CDS encoding type II secretion system protein GspL, coding for MNPLNSTALAPLRAQVERLLGHWRGSPAQRYWRLWLSELHGVLPARWRARMGSGPQIRTLDWPLSLGDAALVGAPTGDGVSSTLSGARHILLLPASTVLIQHLSVPVIATRNLRDVLGFELDKHTPFNATQLYFDAKVVSRDKHQARVVLVAILRERLQAILDECQQQGLVLQAVDVRDAHGTPLGIDLLPAHARPKQRAGNRIDRWLLAISATLLLGCMLLWLDARQTLLDDMQNSVAEQRQQVAQLQRLRSELLNTRGAARYLAQRKLAQPALTQVLADLTDCLGADTWLEQLEVSDSGDVTLSGQSASASDLINRVKGCHSLVDAQFQGIIQPDTDTGKDHFSLRAHLRKEAADAPSA
- a CDS encoding prepilin-type N-terminal cleavage/methylation domain-containing protein; translation: MRRSAGFTLLEILIVISLLGVMLTLIGGAIVGANRAVAKADRYSTRLDEVRASQGFLRRSISQALPLAAGSPDAQAPQIFQGSAQSMRFYAPLPSHMGGGLYQHQFSWQNHRLVVDLAQLDGQTLHAFGEPQVLLHDVKALHLSYRGTTPTGQPSGWLEQWPWPARLPQAVRIDATLGGPVPWTLQSVALKLDLSAQAGGQ
- the gspG gene encoding type II secretion system major pseudopilin GspG yields the protein MKSSRRQGGFTLLEMLAVIVLLGIVATIVVRQVGGNVDKGKYGAGKAQLASLSMKVESYALDVGAPPANLQQLLTKPANASGWMGPYAKPSDLKDPFGHAFGYRFPGEHGSYDLIFYGQDGVAGGDGYKADLGNWQ
- the gspM gene encoding type II secretion system protein GspM, translated to MRRPLNARERRGAAVIVLALLLWATWWLLVQSWFTGPLSDIDDQLQDLREQQQRYAGQLAQKTLLQQQLEQARRDPASRSSLLPGDDLSAVAAQLMQHSVELIKAHADEGPGCELTQRMPITPEQDSAQPYRQVKVSLTLDCAAEPLGHLLHDIEYSQPALFVDSLSIRRNSTAPATGGPGRLRVHLLVSGYLQPAAAKEVAR
- a CDS encoding Tfp pilus assembly protein FimT/FimU → MHRARGFTLFEMLVVIVLIGVTVGILSFGVGKGLHAAAERRAIAQVVQALRAARVQAIVSGQPAQTRFDLAQRRFAAPGQAAQSLPADMNIQLQTAQELGAAFEFYPDGGASGGHVLLSEGDKRWRIDIGWLTGSVAVRDVP
- the gspE gene encoding type II secretion system ATPase GspE, translating into MPLSPIDAVHAQLPADAQICEWLLAHGGLKAVDLERARRLEQDSASNELLGLLTRLGLVSEMSLAEAWAACLPAPLLLAADAPPMLEAVPALSERFLRHHRVVPLGAERDGLHVLVANPANRYAIEAVAYACQLPVYLSVGAANEVEALIERYFGQGRSAMGSLIETLDEEGGAKEDIEHLKDLASEAPVIRLVNLILQRAVEQRASDIHVEPFESQLKVRYRIDGVLHEAEAPPSSSAAAVISRLKIMARLDIAERRLPQDGRIMLRIQGKSLDLRVSTVPTSFGESVVMRLLDRQTVSFDFQSLGMDGERLEGFLEVLRNPHGILLVTGPTGSGKTTTLYTALSQLNTAERKIITVEDPVEYQLEGINQIQVKPSIGLDFAGALRSIVRQDPDVIMIGEMRDLETCRIAIQSSLTGHLVLSTLHTNSAAASITRLLDMGVESYLIASTVKGILAQRLVRRLDPETRIAFEAPPELVAAHGLDRFTEQRPIILYRPDTEAIGGGYHGRSAITELLVMSEELRGLLMRQADAATLEQAARRGGLRTLYEEGLRQAVAGITSLEEVLRVTRGD
- the gspF gene encoding type II secretion system inner membrane protein GspF produces the protein MADFNYHAVDSEGASQRGAISAADQPAAVALLQKRGLMVLSIQASAGASALGRRRSALSGAALVSFTQQLATLLGAGQPLEKSLGILLKQSNEPKRRALLERIREQVKAGKPLSQALEEEGGQFSTLYISMLRAGEAGGSLESTLRQLSEYLERSETLRGEVINALIYPIFLVVGVLGSLALLLAYVVPQFVPIFRDLGVPIPLITEVILRAGQVLSDDGLLILAGLIVLVWGIAWRRRDPARRLRFDRRLLSVRVIGPLLQRIEAARLARTLGTLLSNGVALLQALLIVRQVCGNRAIVQQVEQAGEWVKGGGTLASAFGEQPLLPELAVQMIEVGEQAGNLDAMLLKVADVFDVEAKRGIDRMLAALVPTLTVVMAVMVAVIMLAIMLPLMSLTSNI